In Burkholderiales bacterium, a single genomic region encodes these proteins:
- the rpsL gene encoding 30S ribosomal protein S12: protein MPTINQLVRKGRKPAVTKSKVPALQQSPQKRGVCTRVYTTTPKKPNSALRKVAKVRLTNGFEVISYIGGEGHNLQEHSVVLIRGGRVKDLPGVRYHMVRGSLDTAGVKDRKQSRSKYGAKRPKAG, encoded by the coding sequence ATGCCCACTATCAATCAACTCGTGCGCAAGGGCCGCAAGCCCGCGGTGACGAAGAGCAAGGTTCCGGCGCTCCAGCAGAGCCCGCAGAAGCGCGGCGTGTGCACCCGCGTCTACACGACGACGCCGAAGAAGCCGAACTCCGCGCTCCGCAAGGTGGCGAAGGTTCGCCTCACCAACGGTTTCGAGGTGATCAGCTACATCGGCGGCGAGGGCCACAACCTGCAGGAACACTCGGTCGTGCTGATCCGCGGCGGACGCGTGAAGGACCTGCCGGGCGTCCGCTACCACATGGTGCGCGGCAGCCTCGACACCGCCGGCGTGAAGGACCGCAAGCAGTCGCGCTCGAAGTACGGCGCCAAGCGGCCCAAGGCCGGCTGA
- the rpoB gene encoding DNA-directed RNA polymerase subunit beta — MATNPTHSYTFTEKKRIRKSFAKRASVLRVPFLLETQLASYRAFLQEHSPADARKDEGLQAAFTSIFPISSHSGNARLEFVSFSLLPPAFDVVECQQRGLTFCSALRAKVRLILLDKDAPRDAGKEVVKEVKEQEVYMGEIPLMTENGSFIINGTERVIVSQLHRSPGVFFEHDRGKTHSSGKLLFSARVIPYRGSWLDFEFDPKDFLFFRVDRRRKMPVTTLLKAIGLNNEQILGTFFDFDTFHFGTRGIELDFVPERLRGEVARFDVLGKDGKVVVQKDKRITARHVRELAEGGVKRILVPADYVLGRTLATDVVDKSTGEVIAKANDELTEELMKKLADAGVAEVSTIYTNDLGQGPFISQTLRSDDTPDPYAAKVAIYRMMRPGEPPTEDAVETLFHGLFFSEERYDLSAVGRMKFNRRVGRDELKGPGTLTNEDIIAVIRILVDLRNGRGEIDDIDHLGNRRVRSVGELAENQFRSGLVRVERAVKERLGQAESENLLPHDLINAKPISAAIKEFFGSSQLSQFMDQTNPLSEITHKRRVSALGPGGLTRERAGFEVRDVHPTHYGRVCPIETPEGPNIGLINSLALYARTNEYGFLETPYRKVVDSRVTDDIQFLSAIEESQYVIAQANAKVDGKGNLVDELVSCRNRNEFMLATADKVQYMDVAPAQIVSVAASLIPFLEHDDANRALMGSNMQRQAVPCLRPEKPLVGTGVERTAAVDSGTAVMARRGGKVDYVDASRIVVRVNDAETAAGDVGVDIYNLVKYKRSNQNTNINQRPLVEIGDQIARHDVIADGASTDLGELALGQNMLVAFMPWNGYNYEDSILISERVVGDDRYTSIHIEELSIVARDTKLGPEEITRDISSLGESQLGRLDEAGIVYIGAEVEAGDVLVGKVTPKGETQLTPEEKLLRAIFGEKASDVKDTSLRVPSGISGTVIDVQVFTREGIERDKRAQQIIDDELKGYRKDLNDQLRIVENDQFARIEKMLVGKTVNGGPKRIAKGTKITKEYLEGVNRHDWFEIRLAGEDSAQQLEAMKDSLAKLREQFDAMFELKKKKLTQGDELPPGVQKMVKVYVAVKRRLQPGDKMAGRHGNKGVVSKIVPVEDMPYMADGMPVDIVLNPLGVPSRMNVGQILEVHLGWAAKGLGRRIDEVLKAQAKVAEVRELLEAVYNSEGRHEALDALDDAETMRLAANLRGGVPFATPVFDGATEEEIKSMLSLAGLPSSGQVRLHDGRTGEAFDREVTVGYMHMLKLHHLVDDKMHARSTGPYSLVTQQPLGGKAQFGGQRFGEMEVWALEAYGAAYTLQEMLTVKSDDVNGRTKVYENIVKGEHKIEAGMPESFNVLVKEIRSLAIDVDMQRD, encoded by the coding sequence ATGGCGACCAACCCGACCCATTCCTACACGTTCACCGAGAAGAAGCGCATCCGCAAGAGCTTCGCGAAGCGCGCGAGCGTGCTCCGCGTCCCGTTCCTGCTGGAGACGCAGCTCGCGTCCTATCGCGCGTTCCTGCAGGAGCACTCGCCGGCGGACGCGCGCAAGGACGAAGGCCTGCAGGCCGCGTTCACGTCGATCTTCCCGATCTCGAGCCACTCGGGCAACGCCCGCCTCGAGTTCGTGAGCTTCTCGCTGCTTCCGCCGGCGTTCGACGTCGTCGAGTGCCAGCAGCGCGGTCTCACCTTCTGCTCGGCGCTGCGCGCCAAGGTGCGCCTGATCCTGCTCGACAAGGACGCGCCGCGGGACGCCGGCAAGGAGGTCGTGAAGGAGGTGAAGGAGCAGGAGGTCTACATGGGCGAGATCCCGCTCATGACCGAGAACGGCTCGTTCATCATCAACGGCACCGAACGCGTGATCGTCTCGCAGCTCCACCGCTCGCCGGGCGTGTTCTTCGAGCACGACCGCGGCAAGACGCACAGCTCGGGCAAGCTCCTGTTCTCCGCCCGCGTGATCCCGTACCGCGGGAGCTGGCTCGACTTCGAGTTCGACCCGAAGGACTTCCTGTTCTTCCGCGTCGACCGTCGCCGCAAGATGCCGGTGACGACGCTGCTCAAGGCGATCGGGCTCAACAACGAGCAGATCCTCGGCACCTTCTTCGACTTCGACACGTTCCACTTCGGCACGCGCGGCATCGAGCTCGACTTCGTGCCCGAGCGCCTGCGCGGCGAAGTCGCGCGCTTCGACGTGCTGGGCAAGGACGGCAAGGTGGTCGTGCAGAAGGACAAGCGGATCACCGCGCGCCACGTGCGCGAGCTCGCCGAAGGCGGGGTGAAGCGCATCCTGGTGCCGGCCGACTACGTCCTGGGCCGAACGCTCGCCACCGACGTCGTCGACAAGTCGACCGGCGAAGTGATCGCCAAGGCCAACGACGAGCTGACCGAGGAGCTCATGAAGAAGCTCGCCGACGCCGGCGTCGCCGAGGTGAGCACGATCTACACCAACGACCTCGGCCAGGGTCCGTTCATCTCGCAGACGCTGCGGAGCGACGACACGCCCGATCCGTACGCGGCGAAGGTCGCGATCTACCGGATGATGCGGCCGGGCGAGCCGCCGACCGAGGACGCGGTCGAGACGCTGTTCCACGGCCTGTTCTTCTCCGAGGAGCGTTACGACCTGTCGGCGGTCGGCCGCATGAAGTTCAATCGCCGCGTCGGCCGCGACGAGCTCAAGGGCCCCGGCACGCTCACCAACGAGGACATCATCGCGGTCATCCGCATCCTCGTCGACCTGCGCAACGGCCGCGGCGAGATCGACGACATCGACCACCTCGGCAACCGCCGCGTGCGTTCGGTCGGCGAGCTGGCGGAGAACCAGTTCCGTTCGGGCCTCGTGCGCGTCGAGCGCGCGGTGAAGGAGCGCCTGGGTCAGGCGGAGAGCGAGAACCTGCTGCCGCACGACCTGATCAACGCCAAGCCGATCTCGGCGGCGATCAAGGAGTTCTTCGGCTCCTCGCAGCTCTCGCAGTTCATGGACCAGACCAACCCGCTCTCCGAGATCACGCACAAGCGCCGCGTCTCGGCGCTCGGGCCGGGCGGCCTGACGCGCGAGCGCGCGGGCTTCGAGGTCCGCGACGTGCACCCGACGCACTACGGGCGCGTCTGCCCGATCGAGACGCCGGAAGGCCCGAACATCGGCCTCATCAACTCGCTCGCGCTCTACGCGCGCACCAACGAGTACGGCTTCCTCGAGACGCCGTACCGCAAGGTGGTCGACAGCCGCGTCACCGACGACATCCAGTTCCTGTCGGCGATCGAGGAGTCGCAGTACGTGATCGCGCAGGCGAACGCGAAGGTCGACGGCAAGGGCAATCTGGTCGACGAGCTGGTCAGCTGCCGCAACCGCAACGAATTCATGCTCGCGACGGCGGACAAGGTCCAGTACATGGACGTGGCCCCCGCGCAGATCGTCTCGGTGGCCGCGTCGCTGATTCCGTTCCTCGAGCACGACGACGCGAACCGCGCGTTGATGGGCTCGAACATGCAGCGCCAGGCGGTTCCATGCCTTCGTCCGGAGAAGCCGCTCGTCGGCACGGGCGTCGAGCGCACGGCCGCGGTCGACTCCGGCACCGCGGTGATGGCGCGCCGCGGCGGCAAGGTCGACTACGTCGACGCCAGCCGCATCGTCGTCCGCGTGAACGACGCGGAGACGGCGGCGGGCGACGTCGGCGTCGACATCTACAACCTGGTCAAGTACAAGCGCAGCAACCAGAACACCAACATCAACCAGCGTCCGCTGGTGGAGATCGGCGACCAGATCGCCCGGCACGACGTCATCGCCGACGGCGCGTCGACCGACCTGGGCGAACTCGCGCTCGGGCAGAACATGCTCGTCGCGTTCATGCCCTGGAACGGCTACAACTACGAGGACTCGATCCTGATCAGCGAGCGCGTGGTCGGCGACGACCGCTACACCTCGATCCACATCGAGGAGCTGTCGATCGTCGCGCGGGACACCAAGCTCGGGCCGGAGGAGATCACGCGGGACATCAGCTCGCTCGGCGAATCTCAGCTCGGCCGCCTCGACGAAGCCGGCATCGTCTACATCGGGGCGGAGGTCGAGGCCGGCGACGTGCTGGTCGGCAAGGTCACGCCGAAGGGCGAGACGCAGCTGACCCCGGAGGAGAAGCTGCTCCGCGCGATCTTCGGCGAGAAGGCCTCCGACGTGAAGGACACCTCGCTGCGGGTACCTTCGGGCATCAGCGGCACGGTCATCGACGTGCAGGTGTTCACGCGCGAGGGCATCGAGCGCGACAAGCGCGCGCAGCAGATCATCGACGACGAGCTCAAGGGCTACCGCAAGGACCTGAACGACCAGCTCCGCATCGTCGAGAACGACCAGTTCGCCCGCATCGAGAAGATGCTCGTCGGCAAGACGGTGAACGGGGGGCCGAAGCGGATCGCCAAGGGCACGAAGATCACGAAGGAGTACCTCGAGGGCGTGAACCGGCATGACTGGTTCGAGATCCGTCTCGCCGGCGAGGACTCGGCACAGCAGCTCGAGGCGATGAAGGACTCGCTCGCGAAGCTGCGCGAGCAGTTCGACGCGATGTTCGAGTTGAAGAAGAAGAAGCTCACGCAGGGCGACGAGCTGCCGCCGGGCGTGCAGAAGATGGTGAAGGTCTACGTCGCGGTGAAACGCCGCCTGCAGCCGGGCGACAAGATGGCGGGCCGCCACGGCAACAAGGGCGTCGTCTCGAAGATCGTGCCGGTCGAGGACATGCCCTACATGGCCGACGGCATGCCGGTGGACATCGTGCTCAACCCGCTCGGCGTGCCGTCGCGGATGAACGTCGGCCAGATCCTCGAGGTGCACCTGGGGTGGGCGGCGAAGGGCCTGGGCCGCAGGATCGACGAGGTGCTGAAGGCGCAGGCGAAGGTGGCCGAGGTCCGCGAGCTCCTCGAGGCGGTCTACAACTCGGAGGGGCGGCACGAGGCGCTCGACGCGCTCGACGACGCCGAGACGATGCGGCTCGCCGCGAACCTGCGCGGCGGAGTGCCCTTCGCGACGCCGGTGTTCGACGGCGCGACCGAGGAGGAGATCAAGTCCATGCTCTCGCTCGCGGGCCTGCCGTCGTCCGGCCAGGTCAGGCTGCACGACGGGCGCACCGGCGAGGCGTTCGACCGCGAGGTGACCGTGGGCTACATGCACATGCTGAAGCTCCATCACCTGGTCGACGACAAGATGCACGCGCGCTCGACCGGCCCGTACAGCCTCGTCACGCAGCAGCCGCTGGGCGGCAAGGCGCAGTTCGGCGGCCAGCGCTTCGGCGAGATGGAGGTCTGGGCGCTGGAGGCCTACGGCGCCGCGTACACGCTGCAGGAGATGCTGACGGTCAAGTCCGACGACGTGAACGGCCGGACCAAGGTCTACGAGAACATCGTCAAGGGCGAGCACAAGATCGAGGCCGGGATGCCGGAGTCGTTCAACGTGCTGGTGAAGGAGATCCGCTCGCTCGCCATCGACGTGGACATGCAGCGCGACTGA
- a CDS encoding DUF805 domain-containing protein — protein sequence MNWYLMALRKYAQFSGRSRRSEYWYFVLFVVLIEIVLMGIERMLGFGSDGGYGMLSSLFALAMFIPHLAVGARRLHDTGRSGWWLLIGFVPIVGAIVLIWFFVQDGQPGSNAWGPNPKEVPASA from the coding sequence ATGAACTGGTACCTGATGGCGCTTCGGAAGTACGCGCAGTTCTCCGGGCGGTCGCGGCGCAGCGAGTACTGGTATTTCGTGCTGTTCGTCGTGCTGATCGAGATCGTGTTGATGGGTATCGAGCGGATGCTCGGGTTCGGATCGGACGGCGGCTACGGGATGCTCTCCTCGCTCTTCGCGCTCGCGATGTTCATTCCGCATCTCGCGGTCGGCGCGCGGCGCCTGCACGACACCGGCCGCAGCGGCTGGTGGCTCCTGATCGGCTTCGTCCCGATCGTCGGCGCGATCGTGCTGATCTGGTTCTTCGTGCAGGACGGGCAGCCCGGCAGCAACGCCTGGGGGCCGAATCCGAAGGAAGTGCCGGCCTCCGCCTGA
- the rpoC gene encoding DNA-directed RNA polymerase subunit beta': MKALLDLFKQVTQEEEFDAIRIGLASPEKIRSWSYGEVKKPETINYRTFKPERDGLFCAKIFGPVKDYECLCGKYKRLKHRGVICEKCGVEVTLAKVRRERMGHIELASPVAHIWFLKSLPSRMGMVLDMTLRDIERVLYFEAFVVTDPGLTPLNRGQLLTEDDYLAKLEQHGDDFQASMGAEGIRELLKGLDVNHEVERLRKELEGTTSDTKIKKIAKRLKVLEAFHKSGIKPEWMILEVLPVLPPELRPLVPLDGGRFATSDLNDLYRRVINRNNRLKRLLELKAPDIIVRNEKRMLQEAVDSLLDNGRRGKAMTGANKRPLKSLADMIKGKGGRFRQNLLGKRVDYSGRSVIVVGPQLKLHQCGLPKLMALELFKPFIFNKLETMGLATTIKAAKKMVESQEPVVWDILEDVIREHPVLLNRAPTLHRLGIQAFEPVLIEGKAIQLHPLVCTAFNADFDGDQMAVHVPLSLEAQMEARTLMLASNNVLLPSNGEPCIVPSQDIVLGLYYATRERIGAAGEGMRFSDVAEVARAYESRQAELHAKITVRIREVGRRIDESGARVVTTKRYETTVGRALLSEILPPGLAFENINKPLKKKEISRLINASFRRCGLRETVIFADKLMQAGYGLATRGGISFAADDMLVPAQKHAIIEQAEREVKEIEAQYTSGLVTQGERYNKVVDIWGRAGDDIAKAMMNQLGEIEVTDREGKAARQASFNSIFMMADSGARGSAAQIRQLAGMRGLMAKPDGSIIETPITANFREGLNVLQYFISTHGARKGLADTALKTANSGYLTRRLVDVTQDLVVTEGDCGTGNGVAMKALVEGGEVIEPLRERILGRAAAADIVNPETQETLFEKGTLLGEDEVDRIEALGIDEVKVRTPLTCDTRYGLCATCYGRDLGRGHLVNVGEAVGVIAAQSIGEPGTQLTMRTFHIGGAASRTAAASQIESKSAGTVRFSALMRYVTNAKGELVVIARSGEVMIHDDSGRERERHKLPYGATLQVKDGDVVKAGRVLAQWDATARPIVTEYAGRVKFENVEEGVTVAKQVDDVTGLSTLVVIDPKRRATGSARGVRPQVKLLDDAGSEIMLAGSDHAVNITFQLGSIITVKDGQQVAVGEVLARIPQETSKTRDITGGLPRVAELFEARSPKDAGMLAEVTGTVSFGKDTKGKQRLVITDLDGQPHEFLIPKDKHVTVHDGQVVNKGEMIVDGPADPHDILRLLGVEQLARYVTDEVQDVYRLQGVKINDKHIEVIVRQMLRRVQVDDAGDTKFIPGEQVERSDLLDENDRVTAEGKQPATFEYMLLGITKASLSTDSFISAASFQETTRVLTEAAIMGKRDDLRGLKENVIVGRLIPAGTGLAHHNARKRQKSLGPEAALMEAAAEAEAQQAAAAAAEAAANAA; encoded by the coding sequence ATGAAAGCACTGCTCGATTTGTTCAAGCAGGTCACGCAGGAAGAGGAATTCGACGCGATCCGGATCGGGCTCGCCTCGCCCGAGAAGATCCGCTCCTGGTCGTACGGCGAGGTCAAGAAGCCGGAGACGATCAACTACCGCACGTTCAAGCCGGAGCGGGACGGACTCTTCTGCGCGAAGATCTTCGGGCCGGTCAAGGACTACGAGTGCCTGTGCGGCAAGTACAAGCGCCTCAAGCACCGCGGCGTGATCTGCGAGAAGTGCGGCGTCGAGGTGACGCTCGCCAAGGTGCGGCGCGAGCGCATGGGCCACATCGAGCTCGCCAGCCCGGTCGCCCACATCTGGTTCCTGAAGAGCCTGCCGTCCCGGATGGGGATGGTGCTCGACATGACGCTGCGCGACATCGAGCGGGTGCTCTACTTCGAGGCGTTCGTCGTGACCGATCCGGGACTCACGCCGCTCAACCGCGGCCAGCTCCTGACCGAGGACGACTACCTCGCGAAACTCGAGCAGCACGGCGACGACTTCCAGGCCTCGATGGGCGCCGAGGGCATCCGCGAGCTCCTGAAGGGCCTCGACGTCAACCACGAGGTGGAGAGGCTGCGCAAGGAGCTCGAGGGCACGACCTCCGACACCAAGATCAAGAAGATCGCGAAGCGCCTCAAGGTCCTCGAGGCGTTCCACAAGTCGGGGATCAAGCCGGAGTGGATGATCCTCGAGGTGCTGCCGGTGCTGCCTCCCGAGCTGCGTCCGCTGGTGCCGCTCGACGGCGGCCGCTTCGCGACCTCGGATCTCAACGACCTCTACCGGCGCGTCATCAACCGCAACAACCGCCTGAAGCGGCTGCTCGAGCTGAAGGCGCCGGACATCATCGTCCGCAACGAGAAGCGGATGCTGCAGGAGGCGGTGGACTCGCTGCTCGACAACGGCCGTCGCGGCAAGGCGATGACCGGCGCGAACAAGCGGCCGCTCAAGTCGCTGGCCGACATGATCAAGGGCAAGGGCGGCCGGTTCCGCCAGAACCTGCTCGGCAAGCGCGTCGACTACTCGGGGCGCTCGGTCATCGTCGTCGGTCCGCAACTGAAGCTCCACCAGTGCGGCCTGCCGAAGCTGATGGCGCTGGAACTCTTCAAGCCGTTCATCTTCAACAAGCTCGAAACGATGGGCCTCGCGACCACGATCAAGGCCGCGAAGAAGATGGTCGAGAGCCAGGAACCGGTGGTCTGGGACATCCTCGAGGACGTGATCCGCGAGCACCCGGTGCTGCTCAACCGCGCGCCGACGCTGCACCGCCTCGGCATCCAGGCCTTCGAGCCGGTGCTGATCGAGGGCAAGGCGATCCAGCTCCACCCGCTGGTCTGCACGGCGTTCAACGCCGACTTCGACGGCGACCAGATGGCGGTGCACGTGCCGCTGTCGCTCGAGGCGCAGATGGAGGCGCGCACGCTGATGCTCGCCTCGAACAACGTGCTGCTGCCGTCGAACGGCGAACCGTGCATCGTGCCGTCGCAGGACATCGTGCTGGGTCTCTACTACGCGACGCGCGAGCGCATCGGCGCCGCGGGCGAGGGCATGCGCTTCTCCGACGTCGCCGAGGTCGCGCGCGCCTACGAGTCGCGCCAGGCCGAGCTGCACGCGAAGATCACGGTGCGCATCCGCGAGGTCGGCAGGCGCATCGACGAGAGCGGCGCGCGCGTCGTGACCACGAAGCGCTACGAGACGACGGTCGGACGGGCGCTCCTGTCCGAGATCCTGCCGCCGGGGCTCGCGTTCGAGAACATCAACAAGCCGCTCAAGAAGAAGGAGATCAGCCGCCTCATCAACGCGAGCTTCCGCCGCTGCGGCCTGCGCGAGACGGTGATCTTCGCCGACAAGCTGATGCAGGCGGGCTACGGGCTCGCGACGCGCGGCGGCATCTCGTTCGCCGCCGACGACATGCTGGTGCCCGCGCAGAAGCACGCGATCATCGAGCAGGCCGAGCGCGAGGTGAAGGAGATCGAGGCGCAGTACACCTCGGGCCTCGTCACCCAGGGCGAGCGCTACAACAAGGTGGTCGACATCTGGGGCCGCGCCGGCGACGACATCGCGAAGGCGATGATGAACCAGCTGGGCGAGATCGAGGTGACCGACCGCGAGGGCAAGGCGGCGCGCCAGGCGTCGTTCAACTCGATCTTCATGATGGCGGACTCGGGCGCGCGGGGCTCGGCGGCGCAGATCCGGCAGCTCGCCGGCATGCGCGGCCTGATGGCGAAGCCGGACGGCTCGATCATCGAGACGCCGATCACCGCGAACTTCCGCGAGGGCCTGAACGTGCTGCAGTACTTCATCAGCACGCACGGCGCGCGCAAGGGTCTCGCCGACACCGCGCTCAAGACGGCGAACTCCGGCTACCTCACGCGCCGGCTGGTCGACGTGACGCAGGACCTCGTCGTCACCGAGGGCGATTGCGGCACCGGCAACGGCGTCGCGATGAAGGCGCTGGTCGAGGGCGGCGAGGTCATCGAGCCGCTGCGCGAGCGCATCCTCGGCCGCGCGGCCGCGGCGGACATCGTGAATCCGGAGACGCAGGAAACGCTGTTCGAGAAGGGCACGCTCCTGGGCGAGGACGAAGTGGATCGCATCGAGGCCCTCGGCATCGACGAGGTCAAGGTGCGCACGCCGCTCACCTGCGACACCCGCTACGGGCTGTGCGCGACCTGCTACGGGCGCGACCTCGGCCGCGGGCACCTGGTCAACGTCGGCGAGGCCGTCGGCGTGATCGCCGCGCAGTCGATCGGGGAGCCGGGCACCCAGCTCACGATGCGCACGTTCCACATCGGCGGCGCGGCGTCGCGCACCGCGGCGGCCTCGCAGATCGAGTCGAAGTCGGCCGGCACGGTGCGCTTCTCGGCGCTGATGCGCTACGTCACCAACGCGAAGGGCGAACTGGTCGTGATCGCGCGCTCGGGCGAGGTGATGATCCACGACGACAGCGGACGCGAGCGGGAGCGCCACAAGCTGCCCTACGGCGCGACGCTGCAGGTGAAGGACGGCGACGTCGTCAAGGCGGGCAGGGTCCTGGCGCAGTGGGACGCCACCGCCCGGCCGATCGTGACCGAGTACGCGGGCCGCGTGAAGTTCGAGAACGTGGAGGAGGGCGTGACCGTCGCCAAGCAGGTCGACGACGTGACCGGGCTGTCGACGCTGGTGGTCATCGATCCGAAGCGCCGGGCCACCGGCTCGGCGCGCGGCGTGCGCCCGCAGGTCAAGCTGCTGGACGACGCCGGCAGCGAGATCATGCTCGCGGGCAGCGACCACGCGGTCAACATCACCTTCCAGCTCGGCTCGATCATCACGGTGAAGGACGGCCAGCAGGTGGCGGTCGGCGAGGTGCTCGCGCGGATCCCGCAGGAGACCTCGAAGACCCGCGACATCACCGGCGGCCTGCCGCGCGTGGCGGAACTCTTCGAGGCGCGCTCGCCGAAGGACGCGGGCATGCTCGCGGAGGTCACCGGCACCGTGTCGTTCGGCAAGGACACGAAGGGCAAGCAGCGCCTGGTCATCACCGACCTCGACGGCCAGCCGCATGAGTTCCTGATCCCGAAGGACAAGCACGTCACGGTCCACGACGGCCAGGTGGTGAACAAGGGCGAGATGATCGTCGACGGCCCGGCGGACCCGCACGACATCCTGCGGCTCCTCGGCGTCGAGCAACTCGCGCGCTACGTGACCGACGAGGTGCAGGACGTCTACCGGCTGCAGGGCGTCAAGATCAACGACAAGCACATCGAGGTGATCGTGCGGCAGATGCTGCGGCGCGTCCAGGTGGACGACGCCGGCGACACGAAGTTCATTCCCGGCGAACAGGTCGAGCGTTCGGACCTCCTCGACGAGAACGATCGCGTGACCGCGGAGGGCAAGCAGCCGGCGACGTTCGAGTACATGCTGCTCGGCATCACCAAGGCCTCGCTGTCGACCGACTCGTTCATCTCGGCGGCCTCGTTCCAGGAGACGACGCGCGTGCTCACCGAGGCGGCGATCATGGGCAAGCGCGACGACCTGCGCGGACTCAAGGAGAACGTGATCGTCGGGCGCCTGATCCCGGCCGGCACCGGCCTCGCGCACCACAACGCTCGCAAGCGCCAGAAATCGCTCGGCCCGGAGGCCGCGCTGATGGAAGCGGCGGCGGAAGCGGAGGCGCAGCAGGCCGCCGCTGCCGCAGCGGAGGCGGCGGCGAACGCGGCCTGA
- a CDS encoding LysR family transcriptional regulator, producing MELYQLRSFATVAELGHLTRAAERLHVSQPAVSAQIKALEDDLGLALFQRSASGMALTPAGARLLPLASRIIGAATELRSRASALRGEVAGHLRVGTLADPEFLRLPDLLARAVERHPLLHLELRHEVTGEAFRKVVEGELDASFYYGELAHPAVAPFALCTVSYIVVAPAAWASRVRDDDWESVAALPWVMTPAISSHHALAQTLFAGRGRVPETIVEADNETVVRSLVVAGLGAGLMREDLADTAVRAGDVVAWKGARLDTTLQFIVPRDRADDPAIAALAGLVRDGWPDAPRAAAAASVAAVD from the coding sequence ATGGAGCTCTATCAGCTCAGAAGCTTCGCCACGGTCGCCGAACTCGGGCACCTGACCCGGGCCGCCGAGCGCCTCCACGTCAGCCAGCCCGCGGTCTCAGCCCAGATCAAGGCCCTCGAGGACGACCTCGGCCTCGCGCTGTTCCAGCGCAGTGCTTCCGGCATGGCGCTCACCCCGGCAGGCGCCCGACTGCTGCCGCTCGCGTCCCGGATCATCGGCGCAGCCACCGAGTTGCGCAGCCGGGCGTCGGCGCTGCGCGGCGAGGTCGCCGGCCACCTGCGCGTCGGCACGCTCGCCGACCCCGAGTTCCTGCGCCTGCCTGACCTGCTCGCGCGCGCGGTCGAGCGGCACCCGCTCCTCCACCTCGAGTTGCGCCATGAAGTCACCGGGGAGGCGTTCCGCAAGGTGGTCGAGGGCGAACTCGACGCGAGCTTCTACTACGGCGAGCTCGCCCACCCTGCGGTCGCTCCGTTCGCGCTCTGCACGGTGAGCTACATCGTCGTCGCGCCTGCAGCCTGGGCGAGCCGGGTTCGCGACGACGACTGGGAGAGCGTCGCCGCGCTCCCCTGGGTGATGACCCCGGCGATCAGTTCGCACCATGCGCTCGCGCAGACGCTGTTCGCGGGTCGCGGCCGGGTGCCCGAGACGATCGTCGAAGCCGACAACGAGACGGTCGTGCGTTCGCTCGTCGTGGCCGGACTGGGTGCCGGCCTGATGCGGGAGGACCTCGCCGACACCGCCGTGCGCGCCGGCGACGTGGTCGCGTGGAAGGGTGCGCGCCTCGACACGACGCTCCAGTTCATCGTGCCGCGCGACCGCGCGGACGATCCTGCCATCGCGGCGCTCGCGGGACTGGTGCGCGACGGCTGGCCGGATGCCCCGCGCGCGGCGGCGGCCGCGAGCGTCGCGGCCGTCGACTGA
- the rplL gene encoding 50S ribosomal protein L7/L12 codes for MSAVQTEILDKIASMTVLELSELIKAMEDKFGVSAAAAVAVAAPGAGGAAPAAAAEEKTEFTVVLTAAGENKVNVIKAVRELTSLGLKEAKDLVDGAPKPVKEGVSKADAEAAKKKLEDAGGKVEVK; via the coding sequence ATGTCCGCTGTCCAGACTGAAATCCTCGACAAGATCGCTTCGATGACCGTGCTCGAACTCTCCGAGCTCATCAAGGCGATGGAAGACAAGTTCGGCGTGTCGGCCGCTGCCGCCGTCGCCGTCGCCGCGCCGGGCGCGGGTGGTGCCGCCCCGGCGGCCGCCGCGGAAGAGAAGACCGAGTTCACGGTCGTCCTCACCGCCGCCGGCGAGAACAAGGTCAACGTCATCAAGGCGGTCCGCGAACTGACGAGCCTCGGCCTCAAGGAAGCCAAGGACCTCGTCGACGGCGCGCCGAAGCCGGTCAAGGAAGGCGTCTCGAAGGCCGACGCCGAGGCCGCGAAGAAGAAGCTCGAGGACGCCGGCGGGAAAGTCGAAGTCAAGTAA
- the rpsG gene encoding 30S ribosomal protein S7, with the protein MPRRREVPKRDILADPKYGSVEVAKFMNVLMTAGKKSVAERIVYGAFDSISKKGGKDPLEVFTQALQNAKPMVEVKSRRVGGANFQVPVEVRPVRRVALAMRWLREAARKRGEKSMGARLAGELLDASEGRGGAVKKREEVHRMAEANKAFSHFRF; encoded by the coding sequence ATGCCCCGACGCAGAGAAGTCCCCAAGCGCGACATCCTGGCCGACCCCAAGTACGGCTCGGTCGAGGTCGCCAAGTTCATGAACGTGCTGATGACCGCCGGCAAGAAGTCGGTGGCCGAGCGCATCGTCTACGGCGCGTTCGATTCGATCAGCAAGAAGGGCGGCAAGGATCCGCTGGAAGTCTTCACGCAGGCGCTGCAGAACGCCAAGCCGATGGTCGAGGTCAAGAGCCGTCGCGTCGGTGGCGCCAACTTCCAGGTTCCCGTCGAGGTCCGCCCGGTCCGCCGCGTCGCGCTCGCGATGCGCTGGCTGCGCGAGGCCGCGCGCAAGCGCGGCGAGAAGTCGATGGGCGCCCGCCTCGCCGGCGAACTGCTCGACGCTTCCGAGGGCCGCGGCGGCGCGGTGAAGAAGCGCGAGGAAGTCCACCGCATGGCCGAGGCGAACAAGGCGTTCTCGCATTTCCGTTTCTGA